The genomic segment AACTTTTAAGTTTGGTTGATTGTCAAAAAAGACATTGTTTATAAATTGACAGTTTATGTACGATATTGTTAACATATCTTCTGTAAAAAATTATATATTTTTAGGGAGGATGTGAGCAATGGAAATCGAGAAACTTTCAACAAATGACACGAGTGATGTTCAGGAGCTTTGCCTGATCCGTACATCCCATAAATTCATGGAATACTCTTTTATACGCAAACGTCCTGAGCTGGAATGCTTCTTACCGGTACGATTTCATTCTGCTGGCCTTAACGCCCTCTATACCAAATCAGCAACACGAGCAATCGAGATTATGGGTGAATACACCTCAGAAAATACCCGTCTGGCACATAACGGGGATCTAGTGTACTGGCAAGCGTGGCTCAGTGCCATTGGCTTTTCCTTCAAATCTCCCATTACTTTGCAAGAACTTATCACGTTTATTATTCAGCATACAGAGGGTTTAGATCCTGATATCGATACGATGCTTGTCGATCAAGGTTTTAAGGCTAAGTTGGGCCCCCATAAACTTGCGACCGTCAAGCGGAGAATTGGAAGTTTGTCGGTCTTTCTTGAAAGTGCAAAGTGGCCTAATCCCTGTCATGACCACGAGGTGCATCGCATTCTTGCACAGCTCACCAAAAAATATGGCTCCAGCAAGCCTGCCGGTCGAGCAATTACCAAAGATGTTCTTGATGACATGCTTGAAACCTGTTCAGATCAATTAATCGACATTCGTGATCGCGCGCTGCTCTTATTCGCCTGGGGGAGTGGTGGCAGAAGACGAGCTGAAGTTACCTGTGCACTCATGAAAGATTTAACGCGTCTACCGGACGGATCATTTGTTTACAACATCCCAACAAGCAAGACGGATCAAGAGGGTAAGGGTGCTCCTGTACCGGTAAAGGGA from the Candidatus Dependentiae bacterium genome contains:
- a CDS encoding tyrosine-type recombinase/integrase, with amino-acid sequence MEIEKLSTNDTSDVQELCLIRTSHKFMEYSFIRKRPELECFLPVRFHSAGLNALYTKSATRAIEIMGEYTSENTRLAHNGDLVYWQAWLSAIGFSFKSPITLQELITFIIQHTEGLDPDIDTMLVDQGFKAKLGPHKLATVKRRIGSLSVFLESAKWPNPCHDHEVHRILAQLTKKYGSSKPAGRAITKDVLDDMLETCSDQLIDIRDRALLLFAWGSGGRRRAEVTCALMKDLTRLPDGSFVYNIPTSKTDQEGKGAPVPVKGRVAQALDHWLTISGIEQGPLFRSIGKGGKIKDKPLSPVDVYRIVRRRLEIAEYDFTQFGAHSLRSGFVTEAGRKNKNLGDVMALTTHKSVTTVMRYYQAGSIINNSAANLAD